A stretch of Gemmatimonadaceae bacterium DNA encodes these proteins:
- a CDS encoding SUF system NifU family Fe-S cluster assembly protein, whose amino-acid sequence MNVPSAPLSMMYQEQLLAEYRAPSNRRDMPDATARAERSNPVCGDALCLMVRVVDGQLADISFTGHGCSLATASASLLTQTAWRRGISDGMSMVAAVEAMLSGVDVLEALPAALSPLQGVTPFPGRHGCVMLPWLALRDALGPSASR is encoded by the coding sequence GTGAACGTCCCGTCGGCGCCGCTGTCGATGATGTATCAGGAACAGCTGCTGGCCGAGTACCGCGCGCCCAGCAACCGGCGCGACATGCCCGATGCCACGGCGCGTGCCGAGCGCAGCAATCCCGTGTGCGGAGACGCCCTCTGCCTCATGGTGCGCGTGGTGGATGGGCAGTTGGCCGACATCTCGTTTACCGGACACGGGTGCTCATTGGCCACTGCATCGGCATCGCTGCTCACGCAGACCGCGTGGCGTCGCGGGATTTCCGATGGGATGTCTATGGTGGCGGCGGTGGAGGCCATGCTGAGCGGCGTGGACGTTCTCGAGGCACTGCCCGCTGCACTCTCACCGCTTCAGGGCGTCACGCCGTTTCCCGGTCGACATGGGTGCGTGATGCTGCCGTGGCTGGCGTTGCGTGACGCGCTGGGTCCATCGGCATCACGCTGA
- a CDS encoding AI-2E family transporter — MTNTEHDHSLEALPRDTHRWRTGDVGRAALVVFGVWFGLQLLWSVSSLFFLVFLSVLFGLAVGRGVDFLQRYRIRRGVASALIVFGTLAVIGGGLALSAPTLIEQGKELQTEFPDAVSKVQDWIDSKQRTGAMGALIKAATQPEVPAGAVAPPPAAATPGKAKAVSRPSDAIKQKLADGLAKASGYLFSFVSSTLAVLAAFFLLVFLAIYVGAEPEVYRGWMLAAIPAQSRPRARLILSEIANVLRKWLVTQLIAMVVIGTVCTVVLLILGVKAPFALGFIAGLMEFIPNLGPVLSAVPAVVMGFVDSPEKAAAVALAYWAIQFLENNLLIPYLMRGEMDLPPAITLVGQALMAVLFGFLGLMVAVPLIAVVLVPIRMIAERENAREKELLRVARRTGDFRSFAASMRVTAEHALAEADRGPNPGDLAEDDT; from the coding sequence ATGACCAATACTGAACACGATCATTCGCTCGAGGCACTGCCTCGCGACACGCACCGATGGCGCACCGGCGATGTCGGCCGGGCCGCTCTGGTAGTCTTCGGCGTCTGGTTTGGTCTGCAGCTCCTCTGGTCGGTGAGCTCGCTCTTCTTTCTTGTGTTCCTGTCGGTGCTGTTTGGACTGGCCGTTGGTCGCGGGGTGGATTTCCTCCAGCGGTACCGGATCCGGCGTGGGGTGGCATCGGCGCTGATCGTCTTCGGGACGCTAGCGGTCATCGGTGGCGGACTGGCGCTTTCGGCGCCAACGCTGATTGAACAGGGCAAGGAGTTGCAGACCGAGTTCCCCGACGCCGTCTCCAAGGTCCAGGACTGGATCGATTCCAAGCAACGCACGGGCGCGATGGGGGCGCTGATCAAGGCGGCAACCCAGCCCGAGGTGCCGGCTGGAGCGGTGGCCCCGCCGCCGGCGGCGGCAACGCCGGGCAAGGCCAAGGCGGTGTCTCGTCCAAGCGATGCCATCAAGCAGAAGTTGGCTGACGGGCTCGCGAAGGCCAGCGGCTACCTGTTCTCGTTCGTGTCCAGTACGCTGGCTGTGCTGGCCGCGTTCTTCCTGCTGGTGTTTCTGGCCATCTATGTCGGGGCGGAACCCGAGGTTTATCGGGGCTGGATGTTGGCCGCGATTCCCGCACAATCACGACCGCGTGCACGACTCATCCTGTCCGAAATTGCCAATGTGCTGCGGAAGTGGTTGGTCACGCAGCTGATCGCGATGGTCGTGATTGGCACAGTGTGCACCGTTGTCCTGCTGATCCTCGGTGTCAAAGCGCCGTTTGCGCTGGGTTTCATTGCCGGCCTGATGGAGTTCATCCCGAATCTCGGACCGGTGTTGAGTGCCGTACCGGCGGTTGTCATGGGCTTCGTCGACTCGCCGGAGAAGGCGGCGGCGGTGGCACTCGCCTATTGGGCGATACAGTTCCTCGAAAACAACCTGCTCATTCCGTACCTGATGCGCGGCGAGATGGACCTGCCTCCGGCAATCACGTTGGTGGGCCAGGCACTGATGGCCGTGCTCTTCGGGTTCCTCGGACTGATGGTGGCGGTCCCGCTCATTGCCGTCGTGTTGGTTCCCATCCGCATGATCGCCGAGCGCGAGAATGCACGGGAAAAGGAACTGCTTCGCGTGGCACGCCGCACCGGCGATTTCCGGTCGTTCGCAGCCAGCATGCGCGTCACGGCCGAGCACGCGCTCGCGGAAGCGGATCGCGGACCCAATCCGGGTGATCTCGCGGAAGACGACACATGA
- a CDS encoding non-heme iron oxygenase ferredoxin subunit, whose translation MTQVQLQRAVRLADLEVGLPMAVTLPDGQRICLVRDNGTVYAVADRCPHKDFALSGGDLVSPCVLECPWHGARFDIRTGQVLHGPATERLPTYSVRVVGEEVFIGARRPA comes from the coding sequence ATGACCCAGGTCCAGTTGCAGCGAGCGGTGCGGCTCGCTGACTTGGAGGTGGGATTGCCGATGGCGGTGACACTGCCGGATGGCCAGCGCATCTGTCTGGTGCGCGACAACGGGACCGTGTACGCCGTGGCGGATCGCTGCCCGCACAAGGATTTCGCACTGTCCGGCGGAGACCTCGTCAGCCCCTGCGTCCTGGAATGCCCATGGCATGGCGCCCGATTTGACATTCGGACGGGACAGGTCCTGCACGGACCGGCAACCGAACGACTGCCCACCTATTCCGTGCGCGTGGTTGGTGAAGAAGTATTCATAGGTGCGCGTCGCCCCGCGTGA
- a CDS encoding alpha/beta fold hydrolase, with translation MIASLSQVTLGFDDQGSGLPIVLLHGFPLDRSLWSQQRTALSLRGRCITPDLRGFGESSTDGPFSMDQYADDVASLLDWLEIEQAVVCGLSMGGYIAMAMWRRHADRIRALVLCDTRATADSDATRAARNTLIALARERGAAAVAEQQLPGLIGASTRARHPEMVDVMRAMLERQPVAGIVGALEALRDRPDSRSTLESITVPTLVVVGEEDLLTPISDARAMIDLLPVSTRAILECIPHAGHLSCVERPAAFTHALAEFLAGLAADRD, from the coding sequence ATGATCGCGTCGTTGTCGCAGGTGACCCTGGGCTTCGATGATCAGGGAAGCGGACTGCCGATAGTGCTGCTGCACGGCTTTCCGCTCGACCGCTCGCTCTGGTCGCAGCAGCGCACGGCCTTGTCGTTGCGCGGGCGATGCATCACTCCCGATCTGCGCGGATTCGGTGAGTCGTCCACCGATGGTCCGTTTTCCATGGATCAGTACGCGGACGACGTCGCGTCGCTGCTGGACTGGTTGGAGATCGAACAGGCGGTGGTGTGCGGACTGTCGATGGGTGGCTATATCGCCATGGCCATGTGGCGCCGACATGCGGACCGGATACGGGCACTCGTGCTATGCGACACGCGCGCCACCGCCGACTCGGACGCCACACGGGCGGCACGGAATACGCTGATCGCGTTGGCGCGCGAACGGGGCGCGGCGGCCGTCGCCGAGCAACAACTTCCCGGGTTGATCGGTGCGTCAACGCGCGCCCGACATCCGGAGATGGTCGACGTGATGCGGGCCATGTTGGAACGCCAACCCGTAGCGGGCATCGTTGGCGCCCTCGAAGCACTGCGCGACCGCCCGGACTCACGTTCGACGCTCGAGTCGATTACCGTTCCGACGCTGGTCGTGGTTGGCGAGGAGGATTTGCTTACGCCCATCAGCGACGCGCGGGCGATGATCGACCTGTTACCGGTGTCAACGCGCGCGATCCTTGAGTGCATTCCCCACGCCGGCCACTTGTCGTGTGTGGAACGCCCGGCGGCATTTACCCACGCGCTTGCCGAGTTCCTTGCCGGGCTCGCGGCCGACCGCGACTGA
- a CDS encoding SUF system NifU family Fe-S cluster assembly protein — MSDLQELYQSVILDHNRKPRNFGVLEGANRSAEGKNPLCGDQVQVELHVDGDVITDVHFSGHGCAISKASASLMTAAVKGKTRAEAEQLFQKFHALVMGQDPDGGAALGQLVVFSGVSRFPVRVKCASLAWHTLKAALASESVTVDTAQPVSTE; from the coding sequence TTGTCCGACCTCCAGGAGCTGTACCAGTCCGTCATCCTCGACCATAACCGCAAGCCGCGGAATTTTGGCGTGCTTGAGGGTGCCAACCGCTCGGCGGAAGGCAAGAATCCGCTGTGCGGTGATCAGGTGCAGGTGGAATTGCATGTGGACGGCGATGTGATCACGGACGTGCACTTCTCGGGACATGGCTGCGCGATTTCCAAGGCGTCCGCCTCGTTGATGACGGCGGCGGTCAAGGGCAAGACACGCGCGGAGGCGGAGCAACTGTTCCAGAAATTTCACGCACTCGTGATGGGACAGGACCCTGATGGAGGCGCCGCGCTGGGGCAGCTGGTCGTGTTCTCAGGCGTGTCTCGCTTCCCGGTGCGGGTGAAGTGCGCATCGCTGGCCTGGCATACGCTCAAAGCCGCGCTGGCCAGCGAAAGCGTGACCGTCGACACTGCGCAGCCGGTCAGCACGGAGTGA
- the sufD gene encoding Fe-S cluster assembly protein SufD produces the protein MSNRTSLAPSFAGQVTAAALIATPEPLGALRREGAEAFARLGFPTTRDEDWRYTSVTAIASTPFVAAIERAPTTLVNLSVLQPYTFGGQWPLLVIHNGRFAPELSSIRALPDGVRVMELARAAREEPELLQRHLGQAVPADRDGFSALNAAFAGEGVLIHVAKEMVSDVPVHVLHIVDEHGAGLMAHPRHVIVVERHAKATVVESFIGLADVAYFTNTVTEVFVEDGATLNHSRIQRESASAFHVGTIEARQGRDSHFIQFSFQTGALLSRSNVYTVLNGDGCGTTLNGVYILDGEQHGDHQTRVEHVAPNCFSREMYKGLLDGGSHGVFNGKVYVHPEAQKTDGKQTNNTLLLSERAHIDTKPQLEIFADDVKCTHGATVGRIDEMALFYLKSRGVGNVLSKQLLMYAFAADVLETIENDAVREELERMTLERFTGLST, from the coding sequence GTGAGCAACCGCACTTCGCTGGCGCCATCGTTTGCCGGTCAAGTGACGGCCGCCGCACTGATCGCGACCCCGGAACCGTTGGGCGCCTTGCGGCGTGAAGGCGCCGAGGCGTTTGCGCGTCTGGGATTTCCCACGACGCGCGACGAGGATTGGCGCTACACCAGTGTGACCGCGATCGCCAGCACACCGTTTGTGGCGGCGATTGAGCGGGCGCCCACGACGCTGGTCAATCTGTCGGTGCTGCAGCCGTACACGTTTGGCGGACAATGGCCGCTGCTGGTCATTCACAATGGCCGGTTCGCGCCCGAGCTGTCGTCCATCCGCGCGCTCCCCGATGGCGTGCGCGTCATGGAACTGGCGCGCGCCGCACGGGAAGAGCCGGAACTGCTGCAGCGGCATCTCGGGCAGGCCGTTCCGGCTGATCGTGACGGTTTCTCGGCGCTGAACGCGGCATTCGCCGGAGAAGGTGTACTGATCCACGTGGCCAAGGAGATGGTCAGTGACGTGCCGGTGCATGTCCTGCATATCGTCGACGAACATGGCGCCGGGCTCATGGCCCATCCGCGGCATGTGATTGTCGTCGAGCGCCATGCCAAGGCCACCGTGGTGGAAAGCTTCATCGGCCTGGCTGATGTGGCGTATTTCACGAACACCGTCACGGAAGTCTTTGTGGAAGACGGCGCGACGCTCAATCACTCGCGCATCCAGCGCGAATCGGCCTCGGCGTTTCATGTGGGCACCATCGAGGCGCGACAGGGACGGGACAGTCATTTCATTCAGTTTTCGTTCCAGACCGGCGCCCTGCTCTCCCGCAGCAATGTGTACACCGTACTCAACGGGGACGGCTGCGGCACAACGCTGAATGGCGTCTACATCCTGGACGGCGAACAGCACGGCGACCATCAGACGCGGGTGGAGCACGTGGCACCCAACTGCTTCAGTCGCGAGATGTACAAAGGCCTGCTGGACGGCGGTTCACACGGCGTCTTCAACGGCAAGGTGTACGTGCACCCCGAGGCGCAGAAGACGGACGGCAAGCAGACCAATAACACGCTGCTGTTGTCCGAACGCGCACACATCGACACCAAGCCGCAGCTGGAGATCTTTGCCGACGACGTCAAGTGCACGCACGGCGCCACGGTCGGCCGCATCGATGAGATGGCGCTGTTCTATCTCAAGAGCCGTGGCGTGGGCAATGTGCTGTCCAAGCAGCTGCTCATGTACGCCTTCGCGGCCGACGTGCTCGAGACCATCGAGAACGACGCCGTGCGGGAGGAGTTGGAGCGGATGACGCTGGAGCGGTTTACTGGTTTGAGTACCTAG
- a CDS encoding cysteine desulfurase has translation MSTLNALAPRTDFPLLVANPSMHYLDSAATSQKPRVVLDAIRTFYESANANPHRGAYALSAAATDAYQDARATVARFLGVADASCLIFTRGTTEAINLVASSWGQANVRADDEIVVTALEHHANFVPWQQLAKSSGAAFRIVELTPDQTIDLDALRAIVNRRTKVVALTQVSNAVGAITPVADAVAIVRAQSSAVIVMDGAQAVPHLPVHFDAMDVDFFAFSGHKMLGPMGIGGLIGRRALLEAMPPYQFGGDMIEWVNDLDSTWNALPHKFEAGTPNAADAVGLAAAARYLEALGMASVRAHEVALLELADARLRVMPGVTVHGPPAAQRSGVISFSVEGVHPHDLATIFDQQGVCIRAGHHCAQPLMRRLGVNSTARASFYVYSDAADVDALCNAVVSAQTMFAVVD, from the coding sequence ATGAGCACCCTGAACGCACTGGCGCCGCGCACCGACTTTCCCTTGCTCGTGGCCAATCCTTCGATGCACTACCTCGACTCGGCCGCCACGTCGCAGAAGCCGCGCGTGGTGCTCGATGCGATTCGCACGTTCTACGAGTCGGCGAATGCCAATCCGCACCGCGGCGCCTATGCCCTGTCCGCTGCCGCCACCGATGCCTACCAGGATGCGCGAGCCACGGTCGCCAGATTTCTCGGTGTGGCCGATGCCAGCTGCCTGATCTTCACGCGCGGTACCACCGAGGCGATTAACCTCGTGGCGTCCAGCTGGGGACAGGCAAATGTGCGCGCCGACGATGAGATCGTGGTCACGGCGCTCGAGCACCACGCCAACTTCGTGCCCTGGCAGCAACTGGCGAAGTCCAGTGGTGCCGCCTTTCGCATCGTCGAGCTGACGCCGGACCAGACCATTGATCTCGATGCGCTCCGGGCGATCGTCAATCGGCGCACCAAGGTCGTGGCGCTCACGCAGGTCTCCAACGCGGTGGGAGCCATCACGCCAGTGGCTGACGCGGTGGCCATCGTGCGCGCCCAATCGTCGGCGGTCATCGTGATGGACGGCGCACAGGCCGTGCCGCACTTGCCGGTGCACTTCGACGCGATGGATGTCGATTTCTTCGCCTTCAGCGGACACAAGATGCTGGGCCCGATGGGGATCGGCGGCCTGATCGGTCGTCGCGCGCTCCTTGAGGCGATGCCGCCGTATCAGTTTGGCGGCGACATGATCGAGTGGGTGAATGATCTGGACAGCACCTGGAACGCGCTGCCGCACAAGTTTGAGGCGGGCACGCCCAATGCCGCCGATGCCGTGGGTCTCGCGGCGGCCGCGCGGTATCTCGAGGCCTTGGGCATGGCGTCGGTGCGGGCGCACGAAGTGGCCTTGCTGGAACTGGCCGATGCGCGGCTACGCGTGATGCCGGGGGTGACGGTGCATGGTCCACCGGCCGCCCAACGCAGCGGCGTGATCAGTTTTTCGGTGGAGGGGGTCCATCCGCACGATCTGGCCACGATTTTCGATCAGCAGGGCGTCTGCATCCGTGCCGGCCACCATTGCGCGCAACCACTCATGCGGCGACTTGGCGTCAACTCGACGGCGCGGGCGTCATTCTATGTCTACAGCGATGCCGCCGACGTCGATGCGCTCTGCAACGCCGTGGTGTCCGCACAAACGATGTTCGCGGTCGTCGACTGA
- a CDS encoding SRPBCC domain-containing protein: MGNTDFRMERHVMIFRRRFQASRMAVYTAWTDASRLAKWFGPLRATNTVGVLDASVGGAWRVVMHMPDAVDYPLKGVYAEIVPGERLVFTMDTSEHPDAWQARLDAFRDTPTGARAGGIVTTVTFVEVGEETEMTVALRFDEASDRDAHYHMGAPQAWGESLDRLERLLAD; the protein is encoded by the coding sequence ATGGGCAACACCGATTTTCGCATGGAACGCCACGTCATGATCTTCCGGCGACGATTCCAGGCGTCGCGGATGGCGGTGTACACCGCCTGGACCGACGCGAGTCGACTAGCGAAGTGGTTTGGCCCGCTGCGTGCCACCAATACCGTTGGTGTCCTCGACGCAAGCGTCGGCGGGGCGTGGCGTGTCGTGATGCACATGCCCGATGCTGTCGACTACCCGTTGAAAGGCGTGTATGCGGAAATCGTGCCCGGCGAGCGACTGGTGTTCACGATGGACACCAGCGAACACCCGGATGCATGGCAGGCGCGACTCGACGCGTTCCGCGACACGCCAACCGGGGCGCGTGCCGGCGGCATCGTCACCACGGTGACCTTCGTGGAGGTGGGCGAGGAGACCGAGATGACCGTGGCCCTGCGCTTCGACGAGGCGAGCGATCGGGACGCCCACTATCACATGGGCGCGCCGCAGGCGTGGGGCGAAAGTCTTGATCGACTGGAGCGCCTGCTGGCCGACTAG
- a CDS encoding YhbY family RNA-binding protein has protein sequence MSMTGKERAALRAEAHHLAVQVHVGHQGLTPALMTTLGDVLRTHELVKVQVAKAGELSAKEAANDLAGRVGAEVIQVIGRTFTLYRENPDLKRGELPPWRG, from the coding sequence ATGAGCATGACCGGAAAGGAGCGCGCCGCGCTGCGCGCCGAGGCCCATCACCTGGCAGTGCAAGTGCACGTCGGCCATCAGGGATTGACCCCTGCCTTGATGACCACGCTCGGCGATGTCCTTCGCACCCACGAGCTGGTCAAGGTGCAGGTGGCAAAGGCGGGAGAGCTGTCGGCCAAGGAAGCCGCGAACGACCTTGCTGGCCGAGTCGGTGCCGAGGTGATCCAGGTGATCGGCCGCACGTTTACACTCTATCGCGAAAACCCGGATCTCAAGCGTGGCGAGTTGCCGCCCTGGCGCGGGTAG
- the sufC gene encoding Fe-S cluster assembly ATPase SufC — MLQINNLHASIDGKEILKGISLTVNAGEVHAVMGPNGSGKSTLAQVLAGHPAYEVTSGEVLYRGTNLLDMAPEVRAQQGVFLAFQYPVEIPGVTNAYFLRAAYNEIRRAKGLDEVDPMEFLDLVETKLKLVEMDASMMSRSVNAGFSGGEKKRNEILQMAVLEPTLAILDETDSGLDIDALRIVAGGVNSLKRPDNATIVVTHYQRLLNYIVPDFVHVLAGGRIVRSGDKSLALELEARGYDWVMEAA, encoded by the coding sequence ATGCTCCAGATAAACAACCTCCACGCCTCCATCGACGGCAAGGAAATCCTCAAGGGAATTTCGCTTACCGTCAACGCGGGCGAAGTGCACGCCGTCATGGGCCCGAACGGTTCGGGCAAGAGCACGCTCGCCCAGGTCCTCGCCGGCCATCCGGCGTATGAAGTCACCAGCGGCGAAGTGCTGTACCGGGGCACAAACCTGCTGGACATGGCTCCTGAGGTTCGCGCCCAGCAGGGGGTGTTTCTTGCCTTCCAATATCCGGTCGAGATCCCAGGCGTCACCAACGCCTACTTCCTGCGCGCGGCCTACAACGAGATCCGACGCGCGAAGGGTCTCGACGAAGTCGATCCCATGGAGTTCCTCGACCTGGTGGAAACCAAGTTGAAGCTGGTGGAGATGGATGCGTCGATGATGAGCCGCTCGGTCAACGCCGGGTTCTCCGGTGGCGAGAAGAAGCGCAACGAGATCCTGCAGATGGCGGTGCTCGAACCCACGCTGGCGATCCTCGACGAGACTGACTCGGGGCTCGATATCGACGCGCTGCGCATCGTGGCCGGTGGAGTGAATTCCCTCAAGCGTCCTGACAACGCCACGATCGTGGTCACGCATTACCAGCGGCTGCTCAACTACATCGTCCCCGACTTTGTGCACGTGCTGGCCGGCGGGCGTATTGTTCGGTCGGGCGACAAGTCCCTGGCGCTGGAGCTTGAGGCGCGCGGGTACGACTGGGTCATGGAGGCGGCGTGA
- a CDS encoding isoprenylcysteine carboxylmethyltransferase family protein, with translation MTDTISESERSPAARWGQVLFKNRGWLPVPFLAIPLLLPGLQTSTTWTAGLLLVLLGELVRIAGVAAAGTVTRRRSRDVQRLVTYGAFAWCRNPLYVGNFLAWMGFTVISGVYWFLPVAIIIFAIEYTLIVRYEEGVLESIFGQEYLDYKARTPRWFGRPPANSTAGQHDWQEAIWSERSTFLQYVALGLVFWYKAGRWG, from the coding sequence ATGACCGATACCATATCCGAATCCGAACGATCGCCGGCAGCTCGCTGGGGACAGGTGCTCTTCAAGAACCGCGGCTGGCTACCCGTCCCGTTTCTGGCAATTCCCTTGTTGCTGCCGGGTCTTCAGACATCGACCACGTGGACGGCGGGGCTGTTGCTGGTGCTGCTGGGCGAACTGGTGCGAATTGCCGGTGTGGCCGCGGCCGGGACGGTGACGCGCCGCCGCTCACGCGACGTCCAGCGCCTGGTGACCTATGGCGCGTTCGCGTGGTGTCGGAATCCGCTCTACGTCGGAAATTTCCTGGCGTGGATGGGATTCACCGTGATCTCCGGGGTGTATTGGTTCCTGCCCGTGGCCATCATCATCTTCGCGATCGAATACACGCTTATCGTGCGCTACGAAGAGGGCGTGCTGGAGTCGATCTTCGGGCAGGAGTATCTGGACTACAAGGCGCGCACGCCGCGCTGGTTCGGACGGCCGCCCGCCAACAGCACCGCCGGACAGCACGACTGGCAGGAAGCGATCTGGAGCGAGCGCTCGACGTTCCTGCAGTACGTGGCGCTCGGACTCGTGTTCTGGTACAAGGCGGGGCGGTGGGGCTGA
- a CDS encoding ferredoxin family protein translates to MPYVITEACISVKDKSCVDVCPVDCIYEGPEQLFIHPDECIDCGACEPECPVTAIFPEEDVPVQLKSYIKINKDVFDGPNPPGKPTR, encoded by the coding sequence ATGCCCTACGTCATCACCGAAGCCTGCATTTCCGTCAAGGACAAGTCCTGCGTCGACGTGTGCCCGGTCGACTGCATCTACGAGGGACCGGAGCAGCTTTTCATTCACCCGGATGAATGCATCGACTGCGGCGCCTGCGAGCCGGAATGCCCGGTCACGGCGATCTTCCCGGAGGAAGACGTCCCGGTGCAGTTGAAGAGCTACATCAAGATCAACAAGGACGTATTCGACGGGCCCAATCCGCCGGGCAAGCCGACGCGATAG
- a CDS encoding M23 family metallopeptidase produces MSRLLLAVTLLVVTACSRGGAAMPPATAPSPAPSPGADKPPAMATVIGRRPEYRSPRDDAVTDADLDALWERQLMVPVENLSRLSLRDDFSAKRGDRIHGALDLLAPRYTAVLASDDCVIGRLFTGPVGGIVVYATDLSERFVYYYAHLQRYRRGLAVGDRVAKGSVIGYVGTTGNAPPDTPHLHFQVMKRAPGRVWWDGPSINPLSFFAFDGVRP; encoded by the coding sequence GTGTCTCGGCTCTTGCTGGCGGTCACACTACTGGTCGTCACAGCGTGCAGTCGCGGCGGCGCGGCGATGCCGCCGGCAACCGCTCCTTCGCCCGCGCCCTCCCCGGGTGCCGACAAGCCACCCGCCATGGCGACGGTGATTGGCCGACGCCCCGAGTATCGCTCCCCCCGCGACGACGCGGTGACGGACGCTGATCTGGACGCGCTGTGGGAGCGTCAGTTGATGGTGCCGGTGGAGAACCTGAGTCGGCTCTCGCTCCGCGATGACTTCAGCGCCAAGCGCGGCGACCGCATTCATGGTGCGCTTGATTTGCTGGCGCCCCGCTACACGGCCGTGCTGGCGTCCGACGATTGCGTCATCGGGCGCCTTTTCACCGGCCCGGTGGGGGGCATTGTAGTGTACGCCACCGACCTCTCGGAGCGGTTCGTCTACTACTACGCGCACCTGCAACGCTACCGTCGAGGGCTCGCCGTGGGGGACAGAGTCGCAAAGGGATCGGTGATCGGCTACGTTGGGACCACGGGCAACGCCCCTCCCGACACGCCGCATCTCCACTTCCAAGTGATGAAGCGCGCTCCGGGTCGGGTGTGGTGGGATGGACCTTCCATCAATCCGCTGTCGTTCTTTGCCTTTGACGGCGTCCGTCCCTGA
- a CDS encoding helix-turn-helix domain-containing protein, which yields MEEVIGALGGFRGIRAELLVALKRAQPMTAHELGVQFGLTANALRRHLKVLEEDGLVDFAREVRGVGAPVYTYSLTDAGEALFPRRYMSVLATALDALQVVSGPKAVTSVLEAEWQRLADEAGPVVDALPLVERVAMVAELLTARGYMAEAVEITPPGEAAITTLRIHNCAQGEIAARFPDACVVEARVLERLLGVPLVRGAHRMDGCGRCEYGVLSQIIAEKQADTTAVKQEQS from the coding sequence ATGGAAGAAGTGATCGGGGCGCTGGGCGGCTTTCGGGGTATTCGCGCCGAATTGCTGGTGGCGCTCAAACGGGCGCAGCCGATGACGGCGCATGAGTTGGGCGTGCAATTTGGTCTGACCGCCAATGCGCTTCGACGGCATCTCAAGGTGCTGGAGGAGGACGGCTTGGTGGACTTCGCCCGTGAGGTACGCGGCGTCGGCGCACCGGTCTACACATATTCGTTGACTGATGCGGGCGAGGCGCTGTTCCCTCGACGCTATATGTCGGTGCTCGCCACGGCATTGGACGCGCTGCAGGTGGTGAGCGGCCCGAAGGCGGTGACATCGGTGCTGGAAGCGGAGTGGCAGCGGTTGGCCGACGAGGCCGGTCCCGTCGTTGACGCGCTGCCGCTGGTTGAGCGCGTCGCGATGGTGGCGGAGTTGCTGACGGCCCGAGGGTATATGGCTGAGGCGGTCGAGATCACACCGCCGGGTGAAGCGGCGATCACCACGCTGCGCATTCACAATTGCGCGCAGGGTGAAATTGCGGCGCGCTTCCCGGATGCGTGCGTGGTGGAAGCGCGGGTGTTGGAGCGGTTGCTGGGCGTTCCATTGGTACGTGGCGCGCATCGCATGGATGGGTGTGGGCGCTGCGAGTATGGAGTGTTGAGTCAGATCATCGCTGAGAAACAGGCCGACACCACGGCCGTGAAACAGGAGCAGTCATGA